One Arthrobacter sp. StoSoilB19 DNA window includes the following coding sequences:
- a CDS encoding 2-keto-3-deoxygluconate permease, with the protein MSVPIKATMEKVPGGMMLIPLLIGALLGTFAPDSAKFFGSFTGALFTGGTTILAVFYVCMGASIDIKATPYILKKGGVLFGSKVLFAIIIGVIAGRFLGELPIDGGILSGLSVLAILAALNDTNGGMYMALMGQYGKPKDVAAYSVMTLESGPFLTMVTLGVAGLSAFPWQALVGAIIPLLLGAILGALDPAMRKFLSSAAPVLIPFFALALGFGLNLGQVVNAGLLGVALGLFVLIAGGAVLFLADKLTGGSGIAGLAAATTAGNAATVPMLVAAANPAYAPAAGPATVLVAASVVVTAIGCPLMVAWYAKRLKAKQTVETLEVSPAV; encoded by the coding sequence ATGTCTGTCCCAATCAAGGCCACCATGGAAAAAGTTCCCGGCGGCATGATGCTGATTCCCCTGCTGATCGGTGCCCTTCTCGGCACCTTCGCCCCGGATTCCGCCAAGTTCTTCGGCTCCTTCACCGGCGCACTCTTCACCGGTGGCACCACCATCCTTGCGGTCTTCTATGTCTGCATGGGCGCCAGCATCGATATCAAGGCCACCCCGTACATCCTGAAAAAGGGCGGCGTCCTCTTCGGCAGCAAGGTCCTGTTCGCGATCATCATCGGCGTCATCGCCGGCAGGTTCCTGGGCGAACTTCCCATTGACGGCGGGATCCTGTCGGGCCTTTCTGTCCTGGCCATCCTGGCGGCCCTCAATGACACCAACGGCGGAATGTACATGGCCCTGATGGGCCAGTACGGCAAGCCCAAGGATGTGGCGGCCTACTCCGTCATGACCCTGGAATCCGGCCCCTTCCTGACCATGGTGACCCTCGGCGTCGCCGGACTGTCCGCCTTCCCCTGGCAGGCCCTGGTGGGTGCCATCATCCCCCTGCTCCTCGGAGCCATCCTGGGCGCCCTGGATCCGGCCATGCGCAAGTTCCTGTCCTCCGCGGCCCCCGTCCTCATTCCGTTCTTCGCCCTCGCGCTGGGCTTCGGCCTGAACCTGGGACAGGTTGTCAACGCGGGACTGCTGGGAGTGGCGCTCGGCCTGTTCGTCCTCATCGCCGGCGGCGCCGTGCTCTTCCTTGCGGACAAGCTGACCGGCGGCTCGGGCATTGCCGGCCTGGCGGCAGCCACCACGGCCGGCAACGCAGCGACCGTTCCCATGCTGGTGGCGGCAGCCAATCCGGCCTACGCTCCCGCAGCCGGCCCCGCCACCGTGCTGGTTGCCGCCTCCGTGGTGGTCACCGCCATCGGCTGCCCCCTCATGGTCGCTTGGTACGCTAAGCGCCTGAAAGCCAAGCAGACCGTGGAGACTCTCGAGGTGTCCCCAGCAGTATGA
- a CDS encoding DUF4177 domain-containing protein: protein MQYVVMQVILKEKLWGTGSGNLTSLEKAINDQAAKGYRLHTITTSSSGSKGLGGGDRIQATMVFESLV, encoded by the coding sequence ATGCAGTACGTCGTCATGCAGGTGATCCTCAAGGAGAAACTGTGGGGAACCGGTTCGGGCAACCTGACCTCGCTGGAAAAAGCCATCAACGACCAGGCCGCGAAGGGCTACCGGCTCCACACCATCACCACGTCCAGCAGCGGGAGCAAGGGACTTGGCGGCGGTGACCGCATCCAGGCAACGATGGTCTTCGAGAGCCTGGTCTAG
- a CDS encoding TetR/AcrR family transcriptional regulator — MERKIKRQYDSRRRQEQAAETRRTIIAAANELFIAQGYGQTTIKQVAARAGVSVETVYATFGTKASLLRHVWYVDFRGDEADVALYDREEMQSILAEPDLSERIRRHAVFVTASNRRIFPLLDALTGAAASEPDAAAMLAEWADRRLDVATRYAHAAAATGHLGVSEEECRDVLFATMDGTLWAQLVGQRGWSDERFSTWLGATWIGALVRAK; from the coding sequence ATGGAACGGAAGATCAAGAGGCAGTACGATTCCCGTCGCCGCCAGGAGCAGGCTGCAGAAACCCGGCGGACCATCATCGCGGCGGCGAACGAACTCTTCATTGCCCAGGGATACGGCCAGACCACCATCAAGCAGGTGGCCGCGCGCGCCGGCGTCTCCGTCGAGACCGTATACGCCACGTTCGGCACCAAGGCATCGCTGCTCAGGCACGTTTGGTATGTCGATTTCCGGGGGGATGAAGCGGACGTGGCGCTCTATGACAGGGAGGAGATGCAGTCCATCCTGGCCGAGCCGGACCTGTCGGAGAGGATCCGCCGCCACGCCGTCTTCGTGACGGCGAGCAACCGCCGCATCTTTCCGCTCCTGGACGCCCTTACCGGAGCTGCTGCGAGCGAGCCCGACGCCGCCGCCATGCTCGCCGAGTGGGCGGACCGGCGCCTGGACGTGGCCACCCGCTACGCGCACGCCGCGGCTGCGACCGGCCACCTGGGCGTCAGCGAGGAGGAATGCAGGGACGTGCTGTTCGCCACCATGGACGGCACACTGTGGGCCCAGCTGGTGGGGCAGCGCGGCTGGAGTGACGAGAGGTTCTCAACCTGGCTCGGCGCGACGTGGATCGGTGCGCTCGTCCGGGCAAAGTAG
- a CDS encoding nuclear transport factor 2 family protein, producing MSTETDAFLAEMIPRQRAADAAIHNGDVAPRIALWSQDDPVTLFGARLSGTGWAEVEPMFHSVASWFTHADSFDLEIIAAGASGDLAYTVGYEHTSATVDGTPRQYTLRVTHVYRREDGNWRIVHRHADFPPGEANVPLPGARTGT from the coding sequence ATGTCCACCGAAACGGATGCATTCCTGGCCGAAATGATTCCCCGGCAGCGGGCCGCGGACGCCGCCATCCACAACGGTGACGTCGCCCCGCGCATCGCGCTTTGGTCGCAGGACGATCCTGTGACGCTCTTCGGGGCGCGGCTCAGCGGCACCGGCTGGGCCGAGGTGGAGCCGATGTTCCACAGCGTGGCCTCGTGGTTCACGCACGCAGACTCCTTCGACCTGGAGATCATCGCTGCCGGAGCAAGCGGCGACCTCGCCTACACCGTGGGCTACGAGCACACCTCCGCCACCGTCGACGGAACGCCGCGCCAGTACACCTTGCGGGTAACGCACGTCTACCGCCGGGAGGACGGGAACTGGCGGATCGTGCACCGGCATGCGGACTTCCCGCCGGGGGAGGCCAACGTTCCTTTGCCTGGCGCCCGGACCGGCACCTAA
- a CDS encoding nuclear transport factor 2 family protein: MHKEAMHKETDAFLAEILPKQRHMTLALHKGDVAPRLALWSHRTPVTLFGAHISGAGWADLEPKFRQEARRFTGSAGSEFELVAAGASGSLAYTVGLEHSSAVVDGIPAVYTMRTTHIYRREEGAWRIVHRHSDFLADQNSQLATRV; this comes from the coding sequence ATGCACAAAGAAGCCATGCACAAGGAAACGGACGCGTTCCTGGCGGAGATCCTGCCAAAGCAGCGGCACATGACGCTGGCGCTGCACAAGGGAGACGTGGCACCCCGCCTGGCCCTGTGGTCACACCGGACCCCCGTGACGTTGTTCGGTGCACACATCTCCGGAGCAGGCTGGGCGGACCTCGAACCCAAGTTCCGCCAGGAGGCCCGCCGGTTTACGGGATCTGCCGGATCTGAGTTCGAGCTCGTCGCCGCGGGTGCCAGCGGAAGCCTCGCCTACACGGTCGGCCTTGAGCACAGCAGCGCCGTGGTGGATGGCATCCCCGCCGTCTACACGATGCGCACAACGCACATCTACCGCCGCGAAGAGGGTGCCTGGCGGATCGTCCACCGGCATTCTGATTTCCTGGCAGATCAAAACTCCCAGCTGGCCACGAGGGTTTAG
- a CDS encoding hemerythrin domain-containing protein — protein MTDFFTMQPGETAPPLPAGPVLCAGTAAMRRIHRFFLWAYGEAPGLVRSAAAGDTARAAYVGEVLGNFDKVLHIHHEGEDLLMYPQLKERAPACALHVGQMLEQHRQVTQRLEAIEPVRLRWMQTADEESGAELAARYEDLSGVLNVHLRREVTEMMPVADRVMTEKEAAAVGQHGIQELDKKFLVGYLGMVLATNPPADRKELFKEIPPPVRLAYRLVGRRMYRKQYSTLFPGRPVPETL, from the coding sequence ATGACCGACTTCTTCACAATGCAGCCCGGCGAGACGGCGCCTCCCCTGCCGGCGGGACCCGTCCTGTGCGCGGGGACGGCAGCGATGCGGCGCATCCACCGGTTCTTCCTCTGGGCCTACGGCGAGGCGCCGGGACTGGTGCGCTCCGCCGCCGCCGGCGACACTGCCCGGGCAGCCTACGTGGGCGAAGTGCTGGGCAACTTCGACAAGGTGCTGCATATCCACCACGAAGGCGAAGACCTCCTGATGTACCCGCAGCTGAAGGAGCGGGCACCGGCATGCGCGCTGCATGTGGGGCAGATGCTTGAGCAGCACAGGCAGGTCACGCAGAGGCTGGAGGCCATCGAGCCGGTCCGGCTGCGCTGGATGCAGACGGCGGATGAGGAGTCCGGCGCGGAACTCGCCGCCCGCTATGAAGACCTGTCCGGCGTCCTCAACGTACATCTGCGCCGCGAAGTCACGGAGATGATGCCGGTTGCTGACAGGGTGATGACGGAGAAGGAAGCTGCCGCGGTGGGGCAGCACGGGATCCAGGAACTCGACAAGAAATTCCTGGTGGGCTACCTCGGCATGGTGCTGGCTACCAACCCGCCGGCGGACCGGAAAGAACTGTTCAAGGAAATCCCTCCCCCGGTGCGGCTCGCCTACCGCCTGGTGGGACGGCGGATGTACCGGAAACAGTACTCAACGCTGTTCCCCGGACGCCCGGTTCCCGAGACGCTGTAG